A genome region from Gadus macrocephalus chromosome 15, ASM3116895v1 includes the following:
- the LOC132473517 gene encoding uncharacterized protein LOC132473517 isoform X1, with protein MPDSCCAIGCTNQRGDKPGLCFYRIPSEKENPERRRLWICALRSASVPGENKQWQPSKYTRLCSEHFIKGAKCDDPLSPDWVPSIFSHIPATKKTKREKDMERYEQHSRMKNKRVEEKKKKDAVDVLLDLSSVPDAGPAPPAVDEQQCDNKPCKENIARLQRECNDLREENRKLKEIIKSGTFDELAFEKDDEKVKAMTGIPSYSKLQVVLTFVFSFLQTGTNLSPFQQLLLTLMRLKMNLPLSLLGCMFKISIPTVSRTFRSTIEVLNARLAPALLFWPNREELQLSMPMILRQVFHKCACIIDCFEIFIERPRNLKAPAQTYSKYKHHHTMKYLIGITPQGTVSFISKGWGGRTSDKHLTERSGFLDHLNPGDVILADRGFDVADSVGLYNAELKIPAFTSGKKQLGPVELESTRGLASVRIHVERVIGEARNRYTILQSTIGIQMCEAEHPEGLTPLDKIVCVCCALTNLAPSIIPLG; from the exons ATGCCAGATAGTTGTTGTGCAATTGGCTGCACAAATCAACGAGGAGACAAGCCTGGGTTGTGCTTTTACAGAATCCCGTCTGAGAAAGAAaacccagagaggaggaggttgtggatATGTGCCTTGAGAAGTGCCTCCGTCCCTGGGGAAAACAAACAATGGCAACCATCCAAGTACACACGTCTTTGTAGCGAACATTTCATCAAAG GTGCCAAATGTGACGACCCTTTGTCCCCTGACTGGGTTCCATCCATCTTCTCACACATTCCAGCCACCAAGAAGACGAAAAGGGAGAAAGACATGGAAAGGTATGAGCAGCACAGCAGAATGAAGAacaagagggtggaggagaaaaagaagaaagatgCAGTGGATGTCCTCCTTGACCTGTCATCAGTACCAGATGCTGGACCTGCGCCACCTGCTGTGGATGAACAACAGTGTGACAACAAGCCATGCAAGGAAAACATTGCAAGATTACAAAGGGAGTGTAATGACCTCAGGGAGGAAAACCGTAAACTGAAAGAAATTATTAAATCAGGAACATTTGATGAACTGGCTTTTGAAAAAGATGATGAAAAAGTGAAGGCAATGACTGGAATCCCCTCATATTCAAAGTTACAAGTAGTTTTAACATTTGTGTTTTCATTTCTGCAGACTGGTACAAACCTCTCTCCCTTCCAACAACTTCTGTTAACTCTTATGAGGCTGAAAATGAACCTTCCCCTGTCATTGCTTGGTTGTATGTTTAAGATCTCAATTCCAACTGTCAGCAGAACATTTAGAAGCACCATTGAAGTGCTGAATGCAAGACTTGCTCCAGCACTTTTGTTTTGGCCAAATCGAGAGGAGCTTCAGTTGTCAATGCCTATGATATTAAGACAGGTTTTTCATAAATGTGCTTGTATTATTGACTGCTTTGAAATTTTTATTGAAAGGCCTAGAAACCTAAAAGCACCAGCACAGACATACTCAAAATACAAACATCACCATACCATGAAATATCTAATTGGCATTACACCACAAGGAACAGTTTCTTTTATATCAAAAGGATGGGGTGGGAGAACATCAGACAAACACTTGACTGAAAGAAGTGGATTTTTGGATCACCTCAACCCAGGTGATGTCATACTAGCTGATAGAGGGTTTGATGTGGCAGACTCAGTTGGTCTGTACAATGCTGAGCTTAAGATCCCAGCTTTCACTAGCGGCAAAAAGCAGTTGGGTCCAGTGGAATTAGAGTCCACACGAGGACTTGCATCAGTTAGGATACATGTGGAAAGAGTTATCGGTGAGGCAAGGAATCGGTACACCATACTTCAAAGTACAATTGGGATTCAAATGTGTGAAGCTGAGCATCCTGAAGGTCTTACACCTCTAGATAAAATagtctgtgtgtgctgtgcactGACAAATTTGGCTCCTTCAATTATTCCTTTGGGTTGA
- the LOC132473517 gene encoding uncharacterized protein LOC132473517 isoform X2: MPDSCCAIGCTNQRGDKPGLCFYRIPSEKENPERRRLWICALRSASVPGENKQWQPSKYTRLCSEHFIKGAKCDDPLSPDWVPSIFSHIPATKKTKREKDMERYEQHSRMKNKRVEEKKKKDAVDVLLDLSSVPDAGPAPPAVDEQQCDNKPCKENIARLQRECNDLREENRKLKEIIKSGTFDELAFEKDDEKVKAMTGIPSYSKLQVVLTFVFSFLQTGTNLSPFQQLLLTLMRLKMNLPLSLLGCMFKISIPTVSRTFRSTIEVLNARLAPALLFWPNREELQLSMPMILRQVFHKCACIIDCFEIFIERPRNLKAPAQTYSKYKHHHTMKYLIGITPQGTVSFISKGWGGRTSDKHLTERSGFLDHLNPGDVILADRGFDVADSVGLYNAELKIPAFTSGKKQLGPVELESTRGLASVRIHGFF, encoded by the exons ATGCCAGATAGTTGTTGTGCAATTGGCTGCACAAATCAACGAGGAGACAAGCCTGGGTTGTGCTTTTACAGAATCCCGTCTGAGAAAGAAaacccagagaggaggaggttgtggatATGTGCCTTGAGAAGTGCCTCCGTCCCTGGGGAAAACAAACAATGGCAACCATCCAAGTACACACGTCTTTGTAGCGAACATTTCATCAAAG GTGCCAAATGTGACGACCCTTTGTCCCCTGACTGGGTTCCATCCATCTTCTCACACATTCCAGCCACCAAGAAGACGAAAAGGGAGAAAGACATGGAAAGGTATGAGCAGCACAGCAGAATGAAGAacaagagggtggaggagaaaaagaagaaagatgCAGTGGATGTCCTCCTTGACCTGTCATCAGTACCAGATGCTGGACCTGCGCCACCTGCTGTGGATGAACAACAGTGTGACAACAAGCCATGCAAGGAAAACATTGCAAGATTACAAAGGGAGTGTAATGACCTCAGGGAGGAAAACCGTAAACTGAAAGAAATTATTAAATCAGGAACATTTGATGAACTGGCTTTTGAAAAAGATGATGAAAAAGTGAAGGCAATGACTGGAATCCCCTCATATTCAAAGTTACAAGTAGTTTTAACATTTGTGTTTTCATTTCTGCAGACTGGTACAAACCTCTCTCCCTTCCAACAACTTCTGTTAACTCTTATGAGGCTGAAAATGAACCTTCCCCTGTCATTGCTTGGTTGTATGTTTAAGATCTCAATTCCAACTGTCAGCAGAACATTTAGAAGCACCATTGAAGTGCTGAATGCAAGACTTGCTCCAGCACTTTTGTTTTGGCCAAATCGAGAGGAGCTTCAGTTGTCAATGCCTATGATATTAAGACAGGTTTTTCATAAATGTGCTTGTATTATTGACTGCTTTGAAATTTTTATTGAAAGGCCTAGAAACCTAAAAGCACCAGCACAGACATACTCAAAATACAAACATCACCATACCATGAAATATCTAATTGGCATTACACCACAAGGAACAGTTTCTTTTATATCAAAAGGATGGGGTGGGAGAACATCAGACAAACACTTGACTGAAAGAAGTGGATTTTTGGATCACCTCAACCCAGGTGATGTCATACTAGCTGATAGAGGGTTTGATGTGGCAGACTCAGTTGGTCTGTACAATGCTGAGCTTAAGATCCCAGCTTTCACTAGCGGCAAAAAGCAGTTGGGTCCAGTGGAATTAGAGTCCACACGAGGACTTGCATCAGTTAGGATACAT